One part of the Aspergillus luchuensis IFO 4308 DNA, chromosome 5, nearly complete sequence genome encodes these proteins:
- a CDS encoding uncharacterized protein (COG:T;~EggNog:ENOG410PV4K;~InterPro:IPR000719,IPR011009,IPR017441;~PFAM:PF00069;~go_function: GO:0004672 - protein kinase activity [Evidence IEA];~go_function: GO:0005524 - ATP binding [Evidence IEA];~go_process: GO:0006468 - protein phosphorylation [Evidence IEA]), with product MITKYSSALRNGLSLIKPDKFVLQAAIFRCKRAMCSQAPNVQSESWEEERLPFYRPEQFYPVHIGELLNSKYRVVGKLGYGSYSTVWLCHEKSEKKYVAVKVLTNSLPERTLSGELGIYEHLSNLKTSHTGSAYIRGLYDTFDLLGQDGIHRCLVQPPMHMSLHELRMRSTSQRLDEFLFKQTLLCILRALDFLHREANVVHTGMSSITADRREYFLEMTYGVIDIKATNIMLSIDDKSILEDFEKAEQQSPSPKKVVDENRTIYTSRRLRLPNDNLWGQPVLCDLGQARIGHAHRGLIQPDIYRAPEVLFDMGWGHSADIWNLGVMAWDIFEGRHLFSALDEDQEYSPSHHVAEMVAFLGLPPLSFIQRSEETRHVFSEKGEWLGAGGVTIPDTSLERLEEYLSGNGQQSFLQFIRSMLQWIPGNRKTAKELLNDSWLNS from the exons ATGATAACAAAGTACTCATCTGCTCTAAGAAATGGGCTGTCCCTGATCAAGCCTGATAAGTTCGTCTTACAAGCAGCAATATTCCGTTGCAAGCGAGCAATGTGTTCTCAAGCGCCTAACGTTCAATCCGAATcctgggaagaagagaggctCCCGTTCTATAGGCCAGAGCAATTTTATCCCGTGCATATCGGTGAATTACTGAATTCAAAATACCGGGTTGTGGGAAAACTTGGTTACGGCTCTTACTCTACTGTATGGCTATGTCATGAAAAGAG TGAAAAAAAATACGTGGCTGTTAAAGTCTTGACCAATAGTCTTCCAGAGCGAACTCTATCTGGAGAGTTGGGCATCTATGAACACTTGAGCAATCTGAAGACGTCCCATACCGGAAGTGCCTATATTCGCGGCTTGTATGATACTTTCGACCTTTTAGGTCAGGACGGCATCCATCGATGTTTGGTGCAACCACCAATGCATATGTCCTTACATGAGCTCCGAATGCGTTCTACGTCCCAGAGACTTGACGAGTTTTTATTCAAACAAACCTTGCTATGTATCCTACGGGCTCTTGATTTCCTTCATAGGGAAGCGAATGTTGTTCATACCGGTATGTCCTCCATTACAGCTGATAGGCGGGAATATTTCTTAGAGATGACTTATGGCGTTATAGACATCAAAGCTACGAACATCATGCTTAGCATCGATGATAAATCGATACTAGAAGACTTTGAAAAAGCCGAGCAACAAAGCCCAAGTCCAAAGAAagttgtggatgagaacCGTACAATATACACTTCACGAAGACTGCGCCTACCTAATGACAATTTATGGGGTCAGCCAGTCCTCTGTGACCTTGGACAGGCCAGGATCGGACATGCTCACAGGGGATTGATCCAGCCCGATATTTATAGGGCCCCCGAGGTACTTTTTGACATGGGATGGGGTCATAGTGCTGATATCTGGAACCTTGGAGTCATG GCGTGGGATATTTTTGAAGGGAGACATTTATTCAGTGCGCTTGATGAAGACCAGGAATACTCGCCGTCCCACCACGTAGCTGAGATGGTGGCTTTTCTTGGGCTGCCGCCGTTGTCCTTCATCCAGCGAAGTGAAGAAACTCGCCATGTATTTTCAGAGAAAG GCGAATGGCTAGGCGCGGGCGGTGTCACCATTCCGGATACTTCCCTTGAGAGATTAGAGGAGTATCTCAGCGGAAACGGCCAGCAATCTTTCCTACAGTTCATACGATCGATGTTGCAATGGATCCCTGGGAACAGAAAGACAGCAAAGGAGCTATTGAATGACTCTTGGCTTAATTCGTAG